One stretch of Streptomyces sp. NBC_01363 DNA includes these proteins:
- a CDS encoding SGNH/GDSL hydrolase family protein yields the protein MKMSRLAALSSSLLLGAVLALTGAATAGAATSVQAVDYVALGDSYSSGVGSGSYDSASGDCKRSTKAYPALWAAANSPASFAFTACSGARSGDVKANQLGPLNSSTDLVSISVGGNDAGFADVMTTCVLQSEATCLGRIATARSYVDTTLPGNLDSVYSAIQAKAPSARVVVLGYPRFYKIGGTCSVGLSDKVRTAINGAADYLNAATAKRAADHGFAFADVAGKFTGHEICSGSAWLHSLNWLNIGESYHPTAAGQSGGYLPVLNSAA from the coding sequence ATGAAGATGTCCAGACTCGCGGCGCTCTCGTCCTCGCTCCTGCTCGGTGCCGTTCTCGCTCTGACCGGAGCGGCCACCGCCGGCGCCGCAACGTCTGTTCAGGCCGTCGACTACGTCGCCCTCGGCGACTCGTACTCCTCGGGTGTCGGGTCCGGCAGTTATGACAGCGCCAGTGGTGACTGCAAGCGCAGCACCAAGGCGTATCCCGCCCTCTGGGCCGCCGCCAACTCGCCCGCCTCGTTCGCCTTCACCGCTTGTTCGGGTGCTCGTTCGGGTGATGTGAAGGCCAATCAGCTCGGCCCCCTCAACTCCTCGACCGATCTCGTCTCGATCTCCGTCGGCGGCAATGACGCGGGCTTCGCCGACGTCATGACCACCTGCGTCCTCCAGTCGGAGGCCACCTGCCTCGGCCGGATCGCCACGGCCCGCAGCTATGTCGACACCACCCTGCCCGGCAACCTCGACTCGGTGTACTCGGCGATCCAGGCCAAGGCGCCGTCCGCCCGTGTCGTCGTCCTCGGTTACCCGCGCTTCTACAAGATCGGCGGCACCTGTTCCGTCGGCCTGAGCGACAAGGTGCGCACCGCGATCAACGGGGCGGCCGACTACCTCAACGCGGCGACTGCCAAGCGCGCCGCCGACCACGGCTTCGCCTTCGCCGACGTCGCGGGGAAGTTCACCGGTCACGAGATCTGCTCCGGGAGCGCCTGGTTGCACAGCCTCAACTGGCTCAACATAGGCGAGTCCTACCACCCCACCGCCGCCGGACAGTCGGGCGGCTACCTGCCCGTCCTCAATTCGGCGGCCTGA